In Zonotrichia albicollis isolate bZonAlb1 chromosome 36, bZonAlb1.hap1, whole genome shotgun sequence, one DNA window encodes the following:
- the LOC141726540 gene encoding serine/threonine-protein kinase pim-1-like — protein MPSSNAASGPKPPGPGAGGDAGSAAGEGRSGAVAGPGPSADSRVSPAGKAQEALQERYRLGSLLGRGGFGSVFAATRLSDGAPVAIKCVPRDLIRHWGELPDGTSAPLEIVLLAKVSRGRAGVIQLLEWLELPDIFLLVLERPERCQELSGVLAERGFLPEEEARELFRQVLEAVQHCTSCGVLHRDIKPQNILLELASGQLKLIDFGCGAFLQDTAYTQFAGTLSYSPPEWIQHQRYHGEAATIWSLGLLLCHLVMGKHPFRRGQEIIRGRILFPRWLSQACQDVIKRCLSMQPSDRPSLEDLFCHPWVKGVPLP, from the exons atgcccAGCAGCAA cgcggcctcCGGCCCCAAGCCGCcggggcccggggcgggtgggGATGCCGGGTCCGcggcgggtgaggggcgctcgggggccgtggctggccccgggccgagcgctgacagccgcgtctcgcccgcagggaaggcgcaggaggccctgcaggagcggtacCGGCTTGGGtcgctgctggggcgcggcGGCTTCGGCAGCGTCTTCGCTGCCACGCGGCTCTCGGACGGCGCCCCG GTGGCCATCAAATGCGTGCCGAGAGATCTCATCCGGCACTGGggcgagctg CCCGACGGCACGAGCGCCCCGCTGGAGatcgtgctgctggccaaggtgtccCGTGGCCGTGCCGGTGTCATTCAGCTCCTGGAATGGCTTGAGCTCCCTGACATcttcctgctggtgctggagcgTCCGGAGCGGTGCCAGGAGCTCTCGGGTGTCCTGGCGGAGCGGGGGTTCCTGCCGGAGGAGGAGGCGCGGGAGCTGTtccgccaggtgctggaggccgtgcagcactgcaccagctgcgggGTCCTGCACCGGGACATCAAACCACAGAACATCCTGCTCGAGCTGGCCAGCGGGCAGCTGAAACTCATCGACTTTGGCTGTGGCGCCTTCCTCCAAGACACAGCCTACACCCAGTTTGCAG GAACCCTGTCCTACAGCCCCCCAGAGTGGATCCAGCACCAACGCTACCACGGCGAGGCAGCCACAATCTGGTCTTTGGGCCTCCTGCTGTGCCACCTGGTCATGGGGAAGCACCCGTTCAGGAGGGGCCAGGAGATCATCCGGGGGCGAATCTTGTTCCCACGATGGCTCTCTCAAG CATGCCAAGATGTCATTAAGAGATGTTTGTCCATGCAGCCTTCGGACAGGCCATCCTTAGAAGATCTTTTCTGTCATCCTTGGGTGAAGGGTGTTCCTCTGCCCTAG